In Panulirus ornatus isolate Po-2019 chromosome 66, ASM3632096v1, whole genome shotgun sequence, the DNA window GGAGTGCACTGGTAAAGATATCTTTTCTATGAATTACtgtttttagatatattttgtACAATCCTTTATGAATATGAAGATCTGTAATCCAACCACCATGCAAGAATCTCATTAAAAGAGTCACAAAGAAAAATAGAGGGAAAATATAACGTACCATTTCATTAATTATATCTTGAGTGTTTTGAAGTGAACATTCTTACTAATCATAGCTAGGATATACAACCTTCATCAagttcatctattttcttttatacttttctgaAAATGTATGTAATTATAATTTCACAGAGTAACTTAGAAAATAATTGGGCAAAAAAATTATGAGAAAACTGcacttcaaaatatcattttttcattatacccTGAATGTTTTGAATCAAAGGCATGTGGAAACTAAGTAAGAATTCCATCTCTATTAGAAAATAAACTTGAAAATAGCCACAATATACCTAAATAACACAGTGTATGCCACTTATATTGCCATATTTGTTTTAAACTAAGCCTGAAGAACAATGCTCGATAAGAAAAATTCACatccaaagaaaaaacaaaattattttccCTTGTGCTCTTACCAGATCAGTCtcccaaacatgaaaatatatgttaAATACTGGTGTAATATGGTATTCAAaaacacataacagctagagcatggatgtgagcaaatgaaatgGCGAACAACTATGGAAGTTTTGCTTTTTGTTCACACTTGTAGCCCTCAGTTGTATAGAATCTAACACTTACATATACAGATTTTTCCATCTTGTGCCACATGCATTACTTTTTTACTTTAATGTAGCTTGATTCTCTGTTTCATAAAACTATGTGATTAACCAAATGAGTAAGGTACAAAGTATCTCTCGTCATGACTATAtaggtgacaaaaaaaaaaaaaaaaaaaaaaaatgctagaaaAAGTTGTGCATCCTAACTGAGCAGCCACAGTTGGCATGTTTTACAAAAATTGTACCTAACTATATTTATAAGTTACTAAAAGTCATGTTAACTGGGTATGTTTTATTTGATGTATAACTGTACTTTGTGCCCTAAGTTATGGTTTCCAAGGGAAAATCTGGTGATGCAAATTGTGCAACCCCAAGGAGAACAGGGAAAGCGAGTTTTTATAGAAAAACGAGGACTTACTTGATTGCTTTACACATGGGAATAATGCAGTGTCTGTTAGAATGCAGTTTGGTGTTTGTGAGTCAATGGAGTGACCCATAAAGAGAAATGATGTGGCCTTTTGTATGGCATAACTGGCTGCCTGCTTTGTAGGAATACAGAGCCCAAGTGCAACCCATCAAGGATGATGTAATGCCACCATTCTATGCAGCAttaaatctttatttcttttctgtacagttttgtacatttccttttaccTTTGCACAATAAACGATACTGCCACTGTGCaatggcagtatcataaccaatgaggcaggaggtgctgctactgtggaaaGTAAAAGAAGCTTGATATTGGCAAAAGTTATCAAGTTTCAGCACCTCGAGTggatactctagttttactgGAGTAGCCATGTCTCACCCCGCCTTCTCATGGTgaacttgttattacatcccttAAGGGTGGAACTAAAGGAGGACGCATTACTCAATTACATCAGGGAAATACTTTTGGGTTTGGACAAACACTTGAGGTGTGATGTCACCTTTAgttttttgacaattttggagccttgctgcctctggaaacattgCGCTggatttgccctctgccagtgacctgtcaaggttgaggcacaaaaggctaagaagtggcactggagtctaccagttatgccaagggTTAAAAGAGACGAGCGATTGAGGGTGACTGTGCTGAATGTGAATGATATGACCAGTAAGAGTAATAATAGACAGActgtggagaggtttaaaagttgtagcgTGGATGTGCGAGGGATTGGGGAAACCTATATCTTTGGGCAGTGtgtgaagtgaaaatgaaaataatgaatgcaagttatgggagggcatggaaggaggtgcgatatggatgggaatgagtgaaaactATTGGGGAAGacaaaaagaaggatgtgcaattctgctatcactaaGAGTTTGGGAGGGAGTTACAGATCACAGAAGGAATGGATCaaaaatagtgtgggtgaaaggaaagattggattATGAAATATGCATGGTTAAGtgtagttttgatacacaagacagggttatagtgatgggtgaattgaatgcaaaggtgagtaatttggcagttgagggaataattggtgtacatggggtgttcattgttgtaaatggaaatggtgaagagcttttagatttatgtgctgaaaaaagactggtgattgggaatacctggtttaaaaagagagatatacataagtataagtatgtaagtaggagagatggccagagagcgttattggattacgtgttaattaataggcgcgtgaaagagagacttttggatgttaatgtgctgagaggtgcaactgcagggatgtctgataattatcttgtggaggcaaaagtgaagatttgtagagtttttcagaaaagaagagagaatgttggggtgaagagagtggtgagagtaagtgagcttgggaaggagacttgtgtgaggaagtaccaagagagactgagtacagaatggaaaaaggtgagaacaaaggacgtaaggggagtgggggaggaatggggtgtatttagggaagcagtgattgcttgagcaaaagatgcttgtggcatgagaagcgtaggaggtgggagaattagaaagggtaatgagtggagggatgaagaagtaagattattagtgaaagagaagagagaggcatttggacgatttttgcagggaaataatgcaaatgactgggagatgtataaaagaaaaaggcaggaggtcaagagaaaggtgcaagaggtaaaaaagaaggcaaatgagagttggggtgagagagtatcattaaattttagggagaataaaaagatttttggaaggaggtaaataaagtgcataaggcaagggaacaaatgggaacatcagtgaagggggataacggggaggtgaaaacaagtagtggtgatgtgaggagatggagtgagtattttgaaggtttggtgaatgtgtttgatgatagagtggcagatatagggtgttttggtcgaggcggtgtgcaaagtgagagggttagggagaatgatttggtaaacagacaagaggtggtaaaagctttgcagaagatgaaagccggcaaggcagggggtttggatggtattgcagtggagtttatcaaaaaagggggttactgtaatgctgactggttggtacgattatttaatgtatgtatgactcatggtgaggtacctgaggattggcagaatgcttacatagtgccattgtacaaaggcaaggaggataaaagtgagtgtgcaagttacagaggtacaagtttgttgtgtattcctgggaaattatgtgggagggtattgattgagagggtgaaggcttgtacagagcatcagactcgggaagagcagtgtggtttcagaagtggtagaggatgtgtggatcaggtgtttgctttgaagaatgtatgtgagaaatacttagaaaagcaaatagatctgtatgtagcatttatggatctggagaggcatatgagagagttgacagaaatgctctgtggaagagaggaaagtgattggttctaagtgaatgttggtttgcagcagggcttcacatgccctggttcaatccattgacagcacgtcgaccccggtataccacatcattccaattcactctattccttgcacaccttgtgacgacaggaatgaataagggcagactatgaattatgtacatgtgtatatatgtatatgtctgtgtgaatatatatatgtatacgatgatatgtataggtatgtatatgtgcatgtttggacgtgtatgtacatacatgtgcatgtgggtgggttgggccattctttcgtctgtttccttgcgctacctcgctaacgcgggaaacagtgacaaagtataataaataaataaatataaaatatttatttatcatacacaactgctgtttcctgcgtcagcaaggtagcaccatgaaaaagATGAAGTatgccccatccactcatatacatataaacatatatataaatgcccacatacgtacatatacatacatatacgtatcaacaaatatgtacatatacatacacatatgctgacattacgtacatacacacatacatattcatacttgctagccttcatccattcctgtcaccacccagccccacaggaaaactgcatcgctatcccctgcttcagggaggcagtgccaggaatacaaacaaaaaaggccacatttgtttacactcagtctctaactgtcatgtgtaatgcaccaaaaccacagctccctatccaggccccacagaccccacacgctttgcatgcATGAGCACGTACTCCTTCCCCCAGCACATCTAACAACATGCAAGCTATCGTATACAAAAAACATATCTAAGATATGGATCACAGCTTCTTAAAAAGAACACATTCCATTCTAAAATATGACCAAAAATCATAAGATGTAATTCCATGCAAATGACAACATGTGCACAcctgaaaaatattttcaaaatcacAAAGCAAAAAGTGAATTCAATGGGTACCTTGCAGTATAAAGTACATGAAGTTTGGGCTGTTCAAATTTGGCTACCAAGTTTAATGGGCCAATTTCTAAAGAGTGAAGGTCAAAATACAATGGCTTTTGAAAGAAACCAGTGCTCTGATTCTTGCTTTGCTCTGTTTCTTCTTCAGTGAAAGGCACAAAATCTGCAAGAAAAAGATGGCTGTACAATAATCAAAAGAACCATTTTAGTATTGTAACAGAATCTTCCAAGTTGTCATGACTTCATATTACTAATAAGAAGAATTATGGAAGCAGTCAAGACTTGGCAAGAAGCATCCACCAAACAAATTTCATAAGGGGATCTGTTATACCAGGTAATATGCACGATGTAAAATACTTTTTCAGTTTACTGTCTACTTCAGACATCTACAAGCATAAAACAATGAGTGAATGTCTATGAAGCAAATCATCTCTGGGAGACATATTATCAACCATTTGATAAAATTCTATCATTTAGCAAAACAGTTAAAATCACAATATATCAAATAAACTGATTTACATAGATTTGCATAGGCATGCATGCCATGGTTTGCTGCCAGTATCTGCATTTGTTGAGATGATTTACGCTCTCTACCAGTGAGCAGAGTATACCTTTAAACagcattttgacaattttttcAAGTCACAAATTCAAAAGTTTTAATGCTATCATTACTTTAAGTCCTAATATAATCCATAAGATTTCACAGGTCCAAACTCTGCATGTACACCACCTAAGTGCAAGGGAAGAGAAAGCAAGTCAAGAAAACTTCTAAGTGTTGTTACATAGTTAATTATTTTGATAACTGAATATTATCCCTAAGGTAAAGGGAGAAAGATTCTTCCCCtatattccatgcatgtcgtGGAAGGTGACTTATAAGGACGGaagggggagggctggaaatcctctaaTTCTTGTATTACAGTTTCTTAAAGATGGAACAGAATAAAGAGCAACGTAAggaatgcttatcctcctcaaaggttcaagCTGGGCTATCTGAATGTAACCCAAGATCAGACGAAAGGAGAAACAGTTTGTCTAAGGAACAGAATCTGAATGTTCTGGTTTGGAGTAAAATGATGGAGTAAAACGGAAGTATGGTTTGAGTAAGTCTTAATATGTGGTTAAGAGATATGGAAGGGGAAAAATTACAGCTAAACGAGATGTGGaatgtgtaaggaagtgagcacTATGTTgatgagtaaaaatgaaagtggattactagagatgggtgattagtaaTGCTTACGCACCTGGGcacaagaagaaaaatgaagacaTGCAAGTGTTTAAGAAGCAGCTGAAAGAGAATGTCAGCAGCATTGATGCAAGAGATATGGTATTATGAATGAGTGATCTAAATGTtaaagtgagtaatgtagcagctaAGGTCATAATTGGGGGAGACGGAGGTTTCAGTAAGgtcaacagcttgtggagttgtgtgctgaagaactgatgactgggaatacatgCTTTAAAAAGAAGGACAAACATAAGGATAGGTGGGTGAGTTAAAAAAAACAATGGTTcaaaggcattactggattacatactaattgctAGGCATGTAAAGGACTCCTGGATGTGAAAGGCTATAGTGGGATGTTTAATCATTGCAAAGTttaggatttgtagaggttttcagaaaagagaaaataatatgtgtgagaagaggatggtaCAAGTAAATGAGCTttgaaataccaagagagattgagtgtagaatggcaaatggtgagaaTATACAAAAgtggggaagagggtgaggaatggaaagtatttaagGAGGCAATGCTGGCATGCGTGAAAGATGTGAGTGGCATTTCACataattcttcattgctcccacaacCTCTGCCCTCTTCCCCATCCTATCACTCTTCCATTTctatggttctattcactgccaagtccactccaagatacctaaaacacttcacttcctccaatttttctccatcacaaattacatcccaattaacttgtccctcaaccctgccgaACCTAATACCCTTAGTCTTATCCAtttctactctcaactttctcctttcacacactttttcaaaatcagtcaccatcttctgccatttctcatttgaatcagcaaCCAAAGCTGTTTTATCggctaacaactgactcacttcccaggccctctcattcccaacagaacacatacttgcccctctctccacactcttaaatttaccttcctaaccaccacatccataaacaaattaaacaaccatggtaacaccacacccctgctgcagaccaaccttcactagggacctttcactctcttctcttcctacatgtacacatgccttacacccttgataaaaacttctctgcttccagAAGCTTacaacccacaccatatattcttaataccttccacaaagcatctctgtcaactctatatgccttttccagatccataaatgagaaaataaaaagagtactgttgagagaccagaggagggtgtgaaatggtttagacatatggagagaatgagtgaggaaaggttgacaaagaggacatatgtgtaagaggtagagggaacaaggagaagcaggagaccaagctggaggtggaaggatgaagtgaaaaagattttgagcaactggggactgaacacacaagagggtgagaggcatgaaaggaaaagagtaaattggaatgatgtggtataccacagtcaatgtgctgtcaatggactgaaccagggcatgtgacgtctggggtaaaccatgaaaagatctgaGGGGCCTGGAGGTGGACAGGGAgatgaggtttcagtgcattacacatgacagctagagagcgagtgagagtggatgtggcctttttttcatctgtttcctggtgcaacctttctgatgcagggggtggcaatgctgtttcttgttgggaaatggatgaatgcaagtaagtatatgtacatgtgtacataggtatacgtatgcatgcatatgtgtatgtataagtatgtgcatgtatgtacatatatgagtggatggggcttgctttctttgtttcttggtgttaccttgctgacatgggaaatggcaatcgagTATAatggatataaataaataaatacatactgGTAATAATATGGCCTTGGGTAGCGCCACCATTGCTTGTGCCTTTTCAGCTAAAACAGGAAAATAGTTAAGAAAGGTGATCAGAAAATTGCACTGAACTATTAGCCAGTCTTACTAAAAAACATGTCTTACAAAGCAAACGAACAACTACTTGCAAAGGAAACACCTTTTAATCAAAGTGAGACACAACACAGTTTCAGGGAAGGGGTTCTTCCATTATCAATCTTCCAGATTTCTATTATGGGGTGAACTCCATCTTTGATCAAAGAAAGGAAAGGATAGACTATGAGCTCTTGGACAGCCAGAAAGCCTGTGACACAGTCACTCTCTGGTGGATGATAAAGAAACTTGAGCTGTAGGAAGAAATAAATAGCAGACACCTTCAAAAGACAGGAATAACTTAGTGGAGGAGAGCAAAGGGTATAGTTAAGAGGTACATCCTCAAAGTAGACAAGGGTTACAAGCAGAGTGTGTGCTACAGCTGTACAAGAGCTACTTATCTCTTGTGTGGCTGATGGCTTTTTGAAAATAAGCATATACTTAAACCCttttattctctcttcttttctttatccAACTGGACTATCTCAGTAATTATGCTACTTCCAGATAAATAGTTAAAAAATTCTCCAAATATCTTATAGACTTTAGTTTTGCAACAAAAAGCAGAACATATTCGCCTACATATCACAAAATAATTCGTTTTACACATGAGATTCTGAGTATAACCCATAGAATGTAATGAGGAGCAATGTTCAAAGGAGCTCAATTTCATTATGCATGGCATTTTTACAGTTTGTCATCACACCTGTGGAAGCGAGATACAATTTTGGTTTTCTCTCAGTAACAACTTGATGTTTATCTTACAGAAAAGAATAAATACTTACCTTTCTCGAGTTGTTTTTTCAAATGCAAATCATCAAATGCAGCTTTCATCATGTTAGTATTTTGACGACTTTCCCATCTTTTCTCAGACTTGTTTCCCATATGGTCGTTTATCAAAATTCCTTTATTCTCAAAACCTTTATTTTCTTTAGAGGTAACAGGCCATTTCATATTTTGAAAATGACGTGAATCTTTGATACTATGGTAGATCATGAGATAAGAATCATCGCAACTTTGAGGCCCATCATCTTTCAAAGGAGGTACCTCTGCATGGGTGTGAATGTCTAAATCAGAATTTGATCGTTTCACTTTCAACTTCCCGATGAAGGCTTTATTTGTGACATAATTTTCATCAGCTTcctctgaaataacagaaacttTAACTGTGTTCTTGGCAAGATTATCTGCTCTAGCTATCTTTAAAGTTTTGTTATGGTAAATAGCTTGACTCACATCATCTACTTTCCTCTTCGAAGAAGCAATGAAACTCAGATGTGGAGAGGAAACAGTGTTACTCATATTCTCTTCATAATCTGCTCTTACACTTTTCCTTCTGTGGCCTCGGCCTTTTGAACGTCCTCTTCCACCACTGATCCCACTTTTAACATGTGACTTTGAATTTAttcgtctttttctttctgcCAAAGACAAAGCATCCCGTTGCTGAAGAAATTCAAAACATGTTGGACAACTGTGAGCTGTGCAAACACAAACATGTTCCCTAAAAATGATACCTAGCCGTAATGCCAAAGCTTGCGTACGTAAAGATTTCAAGTCTCGAACACTAAAGTAACCTCGGCGTACAGCCTGAGATGGAAGACTTAGTACTTTTAAAATAGAATCTGGTATATCTGGGAAGTGTACCCTCAATTCTTCTCTTAGCAGTCTATTAAACTTTTTCTGTATAAAGTTAGGGTAAGGCTTCCTCTTAAGTATCTTTTGCCGAAGACTTTGATCAAATTCAGATTTTATGCCTGTCTCACTCGAAGTCACTCCTTCAGTTATCACTTTCTCCTGTGAATAGGCAGAACTTATGGTATTCACATTATTTGATTTTGTGTTAATTAATATCTTTATGGGTTCAGATGTTTTAGCATTAAAAAGAAGAGGTATCTTTGCAGGTATGTATGTTTTTGGATTTTGTTGCGAACCTTTTGGGGCAATTGGATGAACATAGCTTTTTGGGCAATGCTTTGTGGGTACCTGTGGCTTGGCACAACGGCTGACCAGATTAGACATTACAGCATTACTGTTATATACCTGTTCAGATGTATGTTGAGGCAATATGTTGGATAGCAGTGAAGGTGTACTTGCTCCTGAATCAGACTGTACACTAGAACTACTTGGAACCATCATGTATAGTGATTCTAAGGGCGTAGTTTGTGGGAGAGACACCTGATACATTTCCTGGCCTGTTCCTCCAACTGTGATGACTGTGTTGGGAATTATGATCTGACTTGCATCTTCAGACTGCAACACAGATTTTCCCTGCTGAGGAGGATTTGATAACACAGGAGTGTGGGATTTGACTGAAGATGTGACATTAATTACTTGATTTTCATTATAACTAGGTTTCACACATGGATGATTGGGTATAGTATTAGTTGCTGATGACTCACTGCTTACTGGGTCAGGTGGTGGAAAGAAAGATGTAATGTTTGTTGGTGCACTTGCTGGGATAGAGATACTAACGCCTGTCTTCCCAACAGGCAAAACAAATCTAGTGTCTTCATATACACCACCAGGAACATTAAAGTGGGTAACTGTTGTTGCCACATTCCCCATACCTACAGACGTAGCAGGAATGACATTAGGGTTGGAATTTGTTGTTGAATTCTTGGAGATACCATTTTCAATCTGTTTTTTATCTTTAAGACCAATAGCATTTCTTTCTCGTGGGATACTAAACTGGTTAGGATTGAACTCCTCCCTCTGAGGCCAAGAAGTTGATCCATCCTGGTTCTGCAGTCTCCTGTCTTTACCTAGAATAAATCGGAGTGGTCTAGGTTGTTTCTGCAATTCATGCTCAACTACCTGCCCACGAACCACACATTTGACAGGCCTAGTTGCTGGTCGCATCTTAAAAGATACAGTTCTTGCAACTCTTCTACATGCATCATTCTTTATTTGATCATCAGAAAAATCTTTCTTAACATTACCTGGTGCTGGTAATGGCAAAGACTGGACTACTTCAAGAGATACATCTTTCTCCTTCTGATGTCTCACTGAATGCTCCTGAGGAAATTCCACAGAGTCACTATTAAGAATTTGTGGAGGAGACTTATCTCCCAAATCTTTAAATATATCATCTATTAAttcctcaaacttacttccaATTTTCATGCTGGTCAACAATGAATTGTGTAATACATTTTTACTTGAATTCTGATTTTCCTCATTCTTTGAATAAAAACACACTTGTTTACTGGGATCAGAATCTATACATCCTTGATCTACCTCTTGCAAAAAGGAATCTAGCAAGTTATCAAAATCATTAGCATTACTCATATCTGAACCAAAAGGTTGCTCTGTCACACTTTGGTTAAAGCTGAGAGGTGCTATCCCTAAACTGCTCCACGTCTCATTGGTATTAACACCCGAATTAAAGCTCTGCAGATTCACATGTGCTGACTGATGGCTGTGTGCATCATCAGCCACTTCATGACTAAATCCACATGTTAACGTGGTACTAATATCAGGTAAACAAGGTATGTCATCAAAAACAGAATCTATTTCATTAAAGTCATTTACTGGGGACACGTTTGTTTGTCCAAAGTTTCCACTGGAATAACTCCCTGATAGTGGCCCAGTTACAACTAACATTTCAGAAATATTAGGGTTATTCAAGTTACTAGGAAGCTCAGAATATAAGCATCtgttcatttcattcttttccaACCCAAATGGATTTTCTTGGCATGAACTTTTAGTGAATTCTTTTGCAGTTCTAACTTCCTCATTCAATTCTAATATACTTGCTGGAAGACCTGAATCATCAACTTTACATCTACGTGCAGAAAAATTGCTTTGATTACTATAATCTGCATCAACTTTTTCATTGATGGTCTCCAGTATGTCACTATTTCTAACCCCATTTTCACAATTTTTTGTGATTTCATTGTAAACTGAAGGGTTACTTTCAGAACTTAGTACATATGATGAATTGcagtattttcctttttctttaccaGTAGCAGGTAACTTATTTATAAAACTTTCCCAGTTATCTGAGACTGATGTAATGAGAGGAGCAACAGATGGTTTTGGTGTCTGCAGAGTCCATACAACATCACTAACTGGGATATGTGATGGACCAATTTCATCAAAAGGATCTCTTGGTGATAAAGCTTCACAATTCCTAAGCACTGGCTTTTCATTTTCCTGACCTTGGACTGTAACAGCTACTTTAAGGTTAAATGGCTCAAAATGTGGATTATCAGGTATAACATTAGAGAGAACATTGTCTTCTTTACTTCCTGTCATACTGTTGCACGATACACTAAGTCCTTCAGTTGTTCCTACTACCTGAGACAATTCATTGTGAGTAACCATACCGTCTATATTATCTTCAATGGGTTTTATTAAGCGTTTTAAGACAAGATCATCTGTACTCTGAAAGGAGCTCACATCAACAGAGCTACACTGATTTAAATACACAGCTTTTATATTGTTTGGTCCTGTTTGGGGTGAGAAGCCCTCAGGCATAAATTCAGTAGTTTTATGTTTTGCAGGTTCAAATTGGTCATATAATTTAGAAAACAACTCTGGAAAGACTGAAGATTTTTCAGTATCCTTCCAATTTGAATCTTTCATATCTGGCATAGAACTGGGTGGTGACCTAAAGGATAAATGATTTGCAGAATCTATTATAGGTCTGAACAGGTTTTGCTGCACCCCTCTATTGGTGGCATTGCTGGCTGAAAATACAGACTTTTCTGTTCCCTGTTGATCAGTGCAACATTCTGCATCAAAGACTTTCGGAAGAGGGTTATCTCTGTGTTTATGATGGTAGATACCACCCGAAAGACTGTCTACATGAACATCATTCATATCTGATACTGGCACAGAACAGTCCTTGAAAAGATCACTACCTTTTTCACTCATGCAGTATTCATAAGTTAACAGATCATCAACGAGAACACTGTTTATATCTGAAGTATAAAGACACAGGTCCTTGAAAGGTTCACTACCTGACACACTTAACATAGGCAAGGTTTCATGTGTACTGCTATCTATTTTACGCCCTTCCAAGACAATTTCTTTCCCAAAGGATTTCGGTAATTTTGGTTGTTCACCTATTTTCTTAATGCTACAGCGGCCATCTTCTAGACATTTAACCTTGTAAGTTTCATTTACTGCTTTTTCCACACACTCAACATGAATATTTGCTTTCTCTGACAAATATTGTGACAAATT includes these proteins:
- the LOC139746917 gene encoding uncharacterized protein isoform X2 gives rise to the protein MFYLNEILLIVMNVKQKFVCVHDDMHPLASSKVQKKVDSKTVENYVLNETVSVSCARMQVRPVGCGSKEIVPSKCAIRWKPPKCGTREGSLSSMDCVDFEKRIKGVNIVGLENKVLLVKVMKDGTESETMEGKPLPKFHRKQSSFARCRHSLGKLPTSSIKREDRHTDDCKLGKRESDFASETIHSSVCRVSLALEKKPVQLEGHERSGHGPDSVQKKVAEVSNISKDLPLNIYKCSSEDASLYVTSLRNSITEIHEDASKSFRNSGTSENSSKAKHALVIPVSKRNVISGNVCRVDIGKAVPLPSQKVFNLSQYLSEKANIHVECVEKAVNETYKVKCLEDGRCSIKKIGEQPKLPKSFGKEIVLEGRKIDSSTHETLPMLSVSGSEPFKDLCLYTSDINSVLVDDLLTYEYCMSEKGSDLFKDCSVPVSDMNDVHVDSLSGGIYHHKHRDNPLPKVFDAECCTDQQGTEKSVFSASNATNRGVQQNLFRPIIDSANHLSFRSPPSSMPDMKDSNWKDTEKSSVFPELFSKLYDQFEPAKHKTTEFMPEGFSPQTGPNNIKAVYLNQCSSVDVSSFQSTDDLVLKRLIKPIEDNIDGMVTHNELSQVVGTTEGLSVSCNSMTGSKEDNVLSNVIPDNPHFEPFNLKVAVTVQGQENEKPVLRNCEALSPRDPFDEIGPSHIPVSDVVWTLQTPKPSVAPLITSVSDNWESFINKLPATGKEKGKYCNSSYVLSSESNPSVYNEITKNCENGVRNSDILETINEKVDADYSNQSNFSARRCKVDDSGLPASILELNEEVRTAKEFTKSSCQENPFGLEKNEMNRCLYSELPSNLNNPNISEMLVVTGPLSGSYSSGNFGQTNVSPVNDFNEIDSVFDDIPCLPDISTTLTCGFSHEVADDAHSHQSAHVNLQSFNSGVNTNETWSSLGIAPLSFNQSVTEQPFGSDMSNANDFDNLLDSFLQEVDQGCIDSDPSKQVCFYSKNEENQNSSKNVLHNSLLTSMKIGSKFEELIDDIFKDLGDKSPPQILNSDSVEFPQEHSVRHQKEKDVSLEVVQSLPLPAPGNVKKDFSDDQIKNDACRRVARTVSFKMRPATRPVKCVVRGQVVEHELQKQPRPLRFILGKDRRLQNQDGSTSWPQREEFNPNQFSIPRERNAIGLKDKKQIENGISKNSTTNSNPNVIPATSVGMGNVATTVTHFNVPGGVYEDTRFVLPVGKTGVSISIPASAPTNITSFFPPPDPVSSESSATNTIPNHPCVKPSYNENQVINVTSSVKSHTPVLSNPPQQGKSVLQSEDASQIIIPNTVITVGGTGQEMYQVSLPQTTPLESLYMMVPSSSSVQSDSGASTPSLLSNILPQHTSEQVYNSNAVMSNLVSRCAKPQVPTKHCPKSYVHPIAPKGSQQNPKTYIPAKIPLLFNAKTSEPIKILINTKSNNVNTISSAYSQEKVITEGVTSSETGIKSEFDQSLRQKILKRKPYPNFIQKKFNRLLREELRVHFPDIPDSILKVLSLPSQAVRRGYFSVRDLKSLRTQALALRLGIIFREHVCVCTAHSCPTCFEFLQQRDALSLAERKRRINSKSHVKSGISGGRGRSKGRGHRRKSVRADYEENMSNTVSSPHLSFIASSKRKVDDVSQAIYHNKTLKIARADNLAKNTVKVSVISEEADENYVTNKAFIGKLKVKRSNSDLDIHTHAEVPPLKDDGPQSCDDSYLMIYHSIKDSRHFQNMKWPVTSKENKGFENKGILINDHMGNKSEKRWESRQNTNMMKAAFDDLHLKKQLEKDFVPFTEEETEQSKNQSTGFFQKPLYFDLHSLEIGPLNLVAKFEQPKLHVLYTARKFVYEFEIKQTGEKGNHQKPAVVESQNDSPLQLYLAVDIPFSTLQAINIAYNTVLLVLNTIPVVQVMGMRGTSHIAVTEKDVLSKAQLTYLSHVKAALTIYPLHKVLIPNRARALSLHDGLCEFSDWFSRMLCKHIPVQDDQIPSWSLASYVDASFMVSKQRTAVPGGVDHVLSTQNHSLPHESFHQKTWQEQVRNTPVTQGSDIIMNTATSPSSAAMYLISAVKAALGSQGVLHPVPFSPALQFPLAPYLKKGCTCEGTCHIMECPCARAGALCCTKQTCQCKECDNPLNILHVLGLDVHTARVDECLMQNLYSYDMAGLCSLLVSQVILPCCGAAPELLHIIPGTVVCNCCGMAVCYSWCSHHIHLQNLCPRNHCLVCCCCKPALHTHCQAGSTSNVYPWSASAYETDRTGAEACSKKLRWMKTVPNKPRIDSYLICLTT